From the Streptomyces sp. NBC_00390 genome, the window GAAGCGCTGGCCGCCTGCATCGCGGGCCACCGCAGTGCGGAGCCTGGCCATGTCGCGGCCCTCAACAAGCTGGGCCTGCGCCCGCTGGTCGACCTGGACCTCCGCCTCGGCGAGGGCACCGGAGCCCTGCTCGCCCTCCCGTTGGTGCAGAGCGCGGCCCGCGCGATGCACGAGGTCGCGACGTTCGACTCGGCGGGTGTGACGGAGAAGTAACTCTCCGCCGGGTGGGGCTGTGCCCCACCCGGCCCGTCCCGTAACCGGGGGCAAGCCCCCGCACCCGTACGGCCTGAGGTGGGGTACCTCGCACGCCCGCGGGGCGTAGGGGGAGTGCCCTCGACCGCCGGTCGGCCTGGACCTGCCCGAGGCAGACCCAGCCGCGTGGGGGTCCCCCGGACGAAGCGCCGGGGGAGTCCGAGGCGCGGGGGAACGGGATGGGGGCACCTCCCACGGCCTCCGGGCCGCAGGGGGAGGGCGGGGAGAATGCCCGCACCCTTAAGGTGTCCACAGGGCCCCTTACCCTCTCCCCACCAGCCGCTTCACCGCCGCAGCGGCCTCAATACGTACCGCACGTACCCGCCCTGCACGAGGAGCCGCACCGCCATGGCCGAGCACGCCGAGCACCCCGCCTACCCCGTCGGTCTCCGCCTCTCCGGGCGGCGCGTCGTCGTCATCGGCGGCGGCCAGGTCGCCCAGCGCAGGCTCCCCGCGCTCATCGCCGCCGGCGCCGACGTCACCCTGATCTCACCCTCCGCGACCCCCTCCGTGGAGGCGATGGCCGAATCCGGAGAGATCACCTGGACCCGGCGGCGGTACGAGGACGGGGACATCGCCGACGCCTGGTACGCCCTCGTCGCCACGAGTGACCCCGATGCCAACGCCCGCGCCTCCGCCGAGGCCGACCGCACCAAGACCTGGTGCGTACGCAGCGACGACGCCGAGGCCGCCACCGCCTGGACACCGGCCACCGGCCGCAGTGAGGGCGTCACCGTCGCCGTCCTCACCGGACGCGACCCCCGCCGCTCGGCCGCCGTCCGTGACGCGATCGTCGAAGGCCTGCGCGACGGCAGCCTCGCGGCACCCCACCACCGCAGCCGCGCCCCGTTCGTCGCCCTCGTCGGTGGCGGCCCCGGTGACCCGGACCTGATCACCGTGCGCGGGCGCCGGCTTCTTGCCGAGGCCGATGTCGTCATCGCCGACCGGCTCGGCCCGCGCGACCTCCTCGACGAACTCCCGCCGCACGTCGAGGTGATCGACGCCGCGAAGATCCCCTACGGGCGCTTCATGGCCCAAGAGGCCATCAACAACGCGCTGATCGAGCACGCGAAGGCCGGCAAGGCGGTCGTACGCCTCAAGGGCGGCGACCCGTTCGTGTTCGGCCGCGGCATGGAGGAGGCCCAGGCGCTCGCCGAGGCGGGCATCCCCTGCACCGTCGTGCCCGGAATCTCCAGCTCGATCTCGGTGCCCGGAGCCGCCGGAATCCCGGTCACCCACCGCGGTGTCGCCCACGAGTTCACCGTCGTCAGTGGCCATGTCGCCCCCGACGACCCCCGCTCGCTCGTCGATTGGGAGTCGCTGGCCAAGCTGACCGGCACCCTCGTGATCCTCATGGGCGTCGACAAGATCGGCGCGATCGCCGCGGCCCTCGTCGCCCACGGCAAGGCTCCGCAGACCCCCCTCGCCCTGATCCAGGAGGGCACCACCGCGGCCCAGCGCCGCGTGGACGCCACCCTCGCCACCGTCGGCGAGACCGTGAAGGCGCAGGACGTGCGGCCGCCGGCCGTGATCGTTGTCGGCGATGTGGTCGGCGTCCGCGCGGACCGGACCGAGTAACCAGCGGTTACAGATCTCGGCGCGAGCCGTTGGCACCCCACTCCGAAGAAGGCAGTATCACCCTGTGGCCGATCTCATCACAGTCGAGGACCCCGACGATCCGCGCCTGAGCGATTACACGGGCCTGACCGACGTCGAGCTGCGCCGCAAGCGCGAGCCCGCCGAGGGCCTGTTCATCGCGGAGGGCGAAAAGGTCATCCGCCGTGCCAAGCAGGCCGGATACGAGATGCGCTCGATGCTCCTGTCCGCCAAGTGGGTCGATGTCATGCGCGACGTCATCGACGAGGTCCCGGCCCCTGTCTATGCGGTCCACCCCGACCTCGCCGAACGGGTCACGGGCTACCACGTGCACCGTGGCGCCCTCGCCTCCATGCAGCGCAAGCCGCTGCCGACCGCCGAAGAACTGCTCCGTACGGCCCGCAGGGTGGTCGTCATGGAGTCGGTCAACGACCACACCAACATCGGCGCCATCTTCCGCAGTGCCGCCGCCCTCGGCATGGACGCCGTGCTCCTGTCACCCGACTGCGCCGACCCCCTCTACCGCCGCTCGGTCAAGGTCTCCATGGGCGCGGTGTTCTCCGTCCCGTACGCCCGCCTCGACACCTGGCCCAAGGGGCTCGAAGCGGTCCGGGAGGCGGGTTTCAAGCTGCTCGCCCTCACCCCCGACGAGAAGGCCGCGGCGATCGACGAGGCCGCACCGCACCGGCTCGAGCGGGTGGCCCTCATGCTCGGCGCGGAGGGCGACGGCCTCTCCACCAAGGCCCTGATGGCCGCCGACGAGTGGGTGCGCATCCCGATGGCGCACGGCGTGGACTCGCTCAACGTCGGCGCGGCCGCGGCGGTCGCGTTCTACGCGGTGGCGACGGGCCGCCCCGGGTCCTGAGGCGCTGCCCGGTCTACAACTGCTGGGCGGCGGCGATGCCCAGTGCCACGATCAGCGTGACGACGAAGAACACGACGATCCGCTGACGCAGCAGCCGCGGATTGGCGGGCCGCCGTCCGGCCGACGTGGTGCGCACCCCCGGTCTGGTGCCCGGACGGCCGTTCGGACGACTGGTGTTGCGCGCAGGGTGCGGCCGTGAGCCGCTGGGGCGCGACGACGGCTGCGGACGGGGCACGGACGAGCCTCCCGTACGCCGCTCCATGCGCTCCGTACGGTCCGCGCGCTCCGCGTAGCGTGCGGTCGGCCGCACCGGCTCGACACGCTCCCGCTCCCTGTCCCGCTGGGCGGGCGGGCGCGCCTCCGTCAGGCCGTGCGTCTCCCTGGCCGCGATCTCCTTGAGCCGCATGGACAGTTGCAGCGTGCTCGGCCGCTCCTCCGGGTCCTTCGCCAGACACGCCGACACCAGTGGCGCCAGTGCGTCGGGCACCCCGTACAGGTGCGGCTCCTCGTGTACCACCCGGTACAGCATGACCTCCGAACTCCCGTGCCCGAAGGGGGAGTCGGCGGTCGCCGCGTACGCGAGCGTGGCACCGAGCGCGAAGACGTCGGTGGCCGGGGTGACGACGGCACCCCGGACCTGCTCGGGGGCGAGGAAGCCGGGGGAGCCGACCGCGGTGCCGACATGGGTGAGGGTGCTGGCGCCCGTCGCCCAGGCGATACCGAAGTCGATGATCCGGGGGCCCTTGGGGGACAGCAGGATGTTGGAGGGCTTCAGGTCCCGGTGGACCACGCCGGCCTCGTGCACCGCCACCAGCCCCTCGGACAGCGCCGCGCCGATCGCGGCCACCTCGGCGGCGAGCAGCGGGCCGTCCTCGGCCACCTTGTCGTGCAGGGAGGGGCCGGGCACGTACTGGGTGGCGAACCAGGGGCGGTCCGCCTCCAGATCGGCGGCCACCAGCCGCGCCGTGCAGCCACCGCGGATACGGCGCGCGGCCGACACCTCGCGCGCGAACCGCGACCGGAACTCCTGGTCCTCGGCCAGGTCCGGCCGGATCACCTTGAGAGCGACCCGCTGCCCACGGCGGTCGGATCCCAGATAGACGACACCCATGCCCCCCGCGCCGAGGCGCCGGTGCAGCCTGAACGAACCGACGACACGCGGGTCCTCGCGCCGGAGCCGCATCATCGCCATGTCCGTCCCCTACCTACGGTGGGGTGCCCCACCCCGCTGCCCGGTCGTCGTCGCTTGACGTGGCACAGCTTACGTATCGGCGCGCCGGTGTGCTCATAGGCCGCGCCCTCGCGATTCCATCGATTGTCAGTGCCGGGTGCGAAACTTGAGGAGTGGTCAGGGGACGGCGGATCCAGCGCTCCGGACCCGTGCGAGATCTCAACGGTCAGTCGCAGAAGGGGGATTGGATCGATGAAGGGTGACCGCGTGGAGATAGTGGTGGACGCGGGAGACACCACTCGGACCTACGAAGTGGTGGCAAGCCGGGCAGGCCGACGGGTCGAGACGGCGGTGCGCAGAGGGGTGGTCGAAGTGAGCGAAGTCACGCGTTCGGGATCAGTGGTGCGCACGGCGCGGTTCATGGCCAACCGGGTCCTGGCATTGGTGGAACAGCCCGTTCCGCGCGACGACGCCTCGGAGGACTGAGCGCCCCCTCCGGGAAGACCCCAAGTCCCGAGGCCGCGTCTCCACCCAGGGGAGTACGCCGCCGGTTGACGGCTCATCCTCCGGGAGGCCCGGTAATCGGGACTCGGGCATGACGCCCGGGGATTGTCGTTTCCCTAATGTTGATGTCAAGCGGCGGGTGCAGCACTCGTCCCCCGAGGTCAGACACCCGCCGCTGCCAACCACGACAGGAGAAGGACCATGGCGGACACGGCTTCGCGGACGATGATCCGCACGCAAGGACGCAGGGCTTTCACCGCGTTCGGCGTCAGCCCGTCCGGCAGGCGCCACCCGCTGGTGGCGACGGCCATGGTCCTCCCTCTCGCGGCCCTGCTCGTGGTCGTCTTCGGCGGCTGGGATGCGGTGGTCACACAGGCGTCGTCCGTGGGCGTGATGCTGGGGCGCTGAAGGGCGCCCCGGACCCGGAAGAGCGGTCCGGGTCGGGGACATCCGGCCAACAACCCCGTGGGGACGGGGGTGCGGCGGACGGCAGCGTTTGGCCGGTCAG encodes:
- the cobA gene encoding uroporphyrinogen-III C-methyltransferase — encoded protein: MAEHAEHPAYPVGLRLSGRRVVVIGGGQVAQRRLPALIAAGADVTLISPSATPSVEAMAESGEITWTRRRYEDGDIADAWYALVATSDPDANARASAEADRTKTWCVRSDDAEAATAWTPATGRSEGVTVAVLTGRDPRRSAAVRDAIVEGLRDGSLAAPHHRSRAPFVALVGGGPGDPDLITVRGRRLLAEADVVIADRLGPRDLLDELPPHVEVIDAAKIPYGRFMAQEAINNALIEHAKAGKAVVRLKGGDPFVFGRGMEEAQALAEAGIPCTVVPGISSSISVPGAAGIPVTHRGVAHEFTVVSGHVAPDDPRSLVDWESLAKLTGTLVILMGVDKIGAIAAALVAHGKAPQTPLALIQEGTTAAQRRVDATLATVGETVKAQDVRPPAVIVVGDVVGVRADRTE
- a CDS encoding TrmH family RNA methyltransferase produces the protein MADLITVEDPDDPRLSDYTGLTDVELRRKREPAEGLFIAEGEKVIRRAKQAGYEMRSMLLSAKWVDVMRDVIDEVPAPVYAVHPDLAERVTGYHVHRGALASMQRKPLPTAEELLRTARRVVVMESVNDHTNIGAIFRSAAALGMDAVLLSPDCADPLYRRSVKVSMGAVFSVPYARLDTWPKGLEAVREAGFKLLALTPDEKAAAIDEAAPHRLERVALMLGAEGDGLSTKALMAADEWVRIPMAHGVDSLNVGAAAAVAFYAVATGRPGS
- a CDS encoding serine/threonine-protein kinase, encoding MAMMRLRREDPRVVGSFRLHRRLGAGGMGVVYLGSDRRGQRVALKVIRPDLAEDQEFRSRFAREVSAARRIRGGCTARLVAADLEADRPWFATQYVPGPSLHDKVAEDGPLLAAEVAAIGAALSEGLVAVHEAGVVHRDLKPSNILLSPKGPRIIDFGIAWATGASTLTHVGTAVGSPGFLAPEQVRGAVVTPATDVFALGATLAYAATADSPFGHGSSEVMLYRVVHEEPHLYGVPDALAPLVSACLAKDPEERPSTLQLSMRLKEIAARETHGLTEARPPAQRDRERERVEPVRPTARYAERADRTERMERRTGGSSVPRPQPSSRPSGSRPHPARNTSRPNGRPGTRPGVRTTSAGRRPANPRLLRQRIVVFFVVTLIVALGIAAAQQL